The following are from one region of the Pseudomonadota bacterium genome:
- a CDS encoding (Fe-S)-binding protein — translation MHKRNVKYSKEFAEFIEYLAAGRSLEEQVDDCWKTGNHSIPSVLRTGVLRNIGVKEPNPKSDNFIVWSCYVPFWSTNKLRDTVKIVNALGIDYNYSDKEVCCGAPMVQDSREIIGISKERQKEMDDQAHKMRQFNVDLAEKSGQKIMVYACQVCAAVIKRSFPDEPERHRFIYDLIMDKMENTDLKVEPTTIGFFEGCHKFYPHNSNLDWKRYRKVLGTVKGMEIVDLPRKICCKQDADAILENAEKNNLTRIVAPDGDCHYFLRSAATKRGGKIEIKNLPEVLIPVLGL, via the coding sequence ATGCATAAGAGAAATGTAAAGTACAGTAAAGAATTTGCAGAGTTTATTGAATATCTGGCTGCCGGGAGAAGTCTGGAGGAACAGGTGGACGACTGCTGGAAGACTGGAAACCATTCTATTCCTTCGGTTTTGCGTACTGGAGTGCTTCGGAATATAGGAGTAAAGGAACCAAATCCCAAATCAGATAACTTCATCGTCTGGAGTTGTTATGTACCTTTTTGGAGCACTAATAAATTGCGCGATACGGTTAAGATAGTAAATGCGCTTGGAATTGATTACAACTATTCGGACAAGGAAGTCTGTTGCGGTGCCCCTATGGTTCAGGATTCACGCGAAATCATAGGTATTTCAAAAGAACGCCAGAAAGAAATGGATGACCAGGCTCATAAAATGAGGCAGTTCAATGTTGATCTGGCGGAAAAGTCCGGGCAAAAAATAATGGTCTATGCCTGCCAGGTATGTGCCGCTGTTATAAAAAGGTCGTTTCCTGATGAGCCTGAACGCCATCGTTTTATTTATGATCTGATTATGGATAAGATGGAAAACACAGATCTCAAAGTTGAGCCGACAACAATCGGTTTTTTTGAAGGATGTCACAAGTTTTATCCTCACAACAGCAACCTTGATTGGAAAAGATATCGTAAAGTGTTGGGCACTGTAAAAGGCATGGAAATAGTGGATCTGCCCAGAAAGATCTGCTGCAAACAGGATGCCGATGCTATTTTGGAAAATGCCGAAAAAAATAATTTAACCCGGATTGTAGCTCCCGACGGTGATTGCCATTACTTCTTAAGATCTGCTGCGACAAAGAGAGGTGGTAAAATAGAGATTAAAAATCTTCCTGAAGTATTAATTCCGGTGCTTGGACTATAG
- a CDS encoding 4Fe-4S dicluster domain-containing protein, whose amino-acid sequence MNVKIFKYDPAIDAMPYYKTYNVPWKKNITVLEILVYVHENHEAIAFDYSCRGRVCGRCAMMLDGEPMMACFTPISIDRDIVLEPLKGFPVIRDFIVDKSKIRERIAKIEVRVRSKPLVESDITAVMNPALAKKIGNLEWCCRCLSCVAACPVINEDKDPEKFIGPAGIVASGLRYYDPFDEADRVLEAVQNGLYACIMCGECNNVCPAAEIDHLSLYEELRKEAEKKGLNT is encoded by the coding sequence ATGAATGTAAAGATATTTAAATACGATCCGGCAATAGATGCTATGCCCTACTATAAGACTTATAATGTTCCCTGGAAGAAAAATATAACGGTTCTTGAAATACTTGTTTATGTCCATGAAAACCATGAAGCCATAGCATTTGATTATTCGTGCAGGGGGAGAGTATGCGGACGTTGTGCCATGATGCTTGACGGTGAACCGATGATGGCATGTTTTACTCCCATAAGCATTGACCGTGATATCGTTCTTGAGCCCTTAAAAGGATTTCCTGTAATCCGGGATTTTATCGTAGATAAGAGCAAAATACGTGAAAGGATAGCAAAGATAGAAGTAAGGGTGAGGTCAAAACCACTTGTAGAAAGCGACATCACTGCGGTAATGAACCCTGCCCTTGCCAAAAAGATAGGAAACCTGGAATGGTGTTGCAGATGCTTAAGTTGTGTTGCGGCCTGCCCGGTAATTAATGAAGACAAAGACCCTGAAAAATTTATAGGCCCTGCAGGTATTGTTGCTTCGGGATTGCGTTACTACGACCCATTTGATGAAGCAGACAGGGTCTTAGAAGCAGTTCAAAACGGCCTTTATGCCTGCATCATGTGCGGAGAATGCAATAATGTTTGCCCTGCTGCCGAAATTGACCATTTAAGCCTTTATGAAGAATTGCGAAAAGAAGCGGAAAAGAAGGGTTTGAATACTTAG
- a CDS encoding FAD-binding protein: MAKEKKKENNKASRREFLKNAGLFAGGIAGSMGMANLAGAATAVKDTAKEILIQGQTVNVPEPVYEVYNTDILILGGGFAAVSAAMEAFGQGANLMMVDKGPFGYSGGFGMNWDNYITSITDGDMAYKFNFWYSEGLCNQKALKAVFNHMPNHRIMVDIANRGTTAFARTKTGKLFKVPMPGQEMVEHGFSRHESDEIKRQGINVVDKTIITNLFMQDGQCIGAMGIYLPTGAFRVFRAKATILATGPCTWHYGWISVSPVSLGSPDNTGDLDAIALRNGARITGCEFFANDLISIYPEGLAASYNGGIGADDINYAYICDKNGDFWMKNIPKAEMNRGLFAREVAKKILEGKGSPNGGVYIDCRSNKILDELRDTYKRNVKPYKELFGIDVQKDRLEVAVEWYESNAHPIIDENLATDIPGLFCPVGGGLRGAKSGGIALNMSASSLAAIKAVKYAEDNKINSIDWQPVYNEFTRVHEILGRKVKNPIRPHVVRHALQKAAYKGLGPIRDAVSLESSIKEIERIKKEDLPRMVVSAKTKTFNTEWKEAIENYNMIDLVECMCRAALMRTETRGQHYRSDYSKRDNDNWLCNITVKLVNGNLQLEKKPIVTLDYSPEQVKKFIDNKFTL; encoded by the coding sequence ATGGCAAAAGAAAAAAAGAAGGAGAATAACAAGGCATCCCGCAGGGAGTTTTTGAAAAATGCGGGACTTTTTGCCGGCGGTATAGCAGGCAGTATGGGAATGGCCAATCTTGCCGGTGCTGCTACAGCCGTTAAAGATACTGCAAAAGAAATACTGATTCAGGGGCAAACAGTTAACGTGCCTGAACCGGTTTATGAAGTTTATAATACTGATATACTAATACTCGGTGGTGGTTTTGCTGCTGTGTCAGCTGCAATGGAGGCATTCGGCCAGGGGGCCAATCTGATGATGGTAGATAAGGGGCCATTTGGATACAGCGGCGGCTTTGGCATGAATTGGGACAATTATATCACCAGCATTACAGACGGTGATATGGCTTACAAGTTCAACTTCTGGTATTCGGAAGGTTTGTGCAATCAGAAGGCACTTAAAGCAGTTTTTAATCATATGCCGAATCACCGTATAATGGTTGATATAGCAAACCGCGGCACCACTGCTTTTGCAAGAACCAAAACCGGAAAACTATTCAAGGTGCCGATGCCGGGCCAGGAAATGGTAGAGCATGGATTCAGCAGACATGAATCCGATGAGATAAAAAGACAGGGTATAAATGTAGTTGACAAAACAATAATTACCAACCTGTTTATGCAGGACGGACAATGTATAGGCGCAATGGGCATATATTTGCCTACAGGAGCGTTTCGTGTTTTCAGAGCTAAAGCCACAATTTTAGCCACAGGTCCTTGCACATGGCATTACGGCTGGATTTCCGTCAGCCCTGTTTCTCTTGGAAGCCCTGATAATACAGGGGATCTGGATGCTATTGCTTTAAGAAACGGTGCGAGAATAACAGGCTGCGAGTTTTTTGCAAACGATCTGATAAGCATATATCCCGAAGGCCTTGCCGCAAGCTACAATGGGGGTATCGGCGCCGATGATATCAATTATGCATATATTTGCGACAAAAATGGCGACTTCTGGATGAAGAATATCCCTAAAGCGGAAATGAACAGGGGATTATTTGCACGCGAGGTTGCAAAAAAAATCCTTGAAGGAAAGGGAAGTCCCAATGGAGGCGTATATATTGACTGCCGCTCAAACAAAATACTTGATGAACTTAGAGATACTTACAAGCGCAATGTTAAGCCTTATAAGGAGTTGTTCGGAATCGATGTTCAAAAGGATCGGCTTGAAGTAGCGGTTGAATGGTACGAATCGAACGCACATCCTATAATTGATGAAAATCTTGCAACCGATATACCCGGTCTGTTCTGTCCCGTGGGTGGCGGCTTAAGAGGTGCAAAAAGCGGTGGCATAGCTTTAAATATGAGTGCATCCTCACTTGCAGCAATTAAGGCAGTTAAATACGCCGAAGATAACAAGATAAACAGCATAGACTGGCAGCCTGTATATAATGAGTTTACGCGAGTTCATGAAATCCTTGGAAGAAAAGTAAAAAATCCGATCAGGCCTCATGTGGTAAGACATGCCCTTCAAAAGGCTGCCTATAAAGGTTTAGGGCCGATACGGGATGCGGTAAGCCTTGAATCTTCAATAAAAGAAATAGAACGGATAAAAAAAGAAGATCTTCCCAGGATGGTTGTTTCTGCTAAAACAAAAACCTTCAACACTGAATGGAAAGAAGCAATTGAAAATTATAACATGATCGATCTTGTGGAATGTATGTGCAGGGCGGCATTAATGAGAACGGAAACAAGAGGCCAGCATTACAGGTCGGACTATAGCAAAAGGGATAACGATAACTGGCTGTGTAATATTACGGTTAAACTTGTAAACGGAAATTTGCAGCTTGAGAAAAAGCCGATCGTAACTTTGGACTACTCACCGGAGCAGGTTAAAAAATTCATTGACAATAAATTTACCCTATAG
- a CDS encoding SDR family oxidoreductase translates to MEGKFQNKVALITGGAMGIGQATALAFAREQAKILVADIMVKGGEDTVRMIKEAGGDAYFIKTDISQRSDIEEMVRETIGIYDRIDYAFNNVGVGVNLALTADFAEENWDHVMNINLKGIWLCMKYEIPIMLKQGGGVIVNMSSASGLHGTPYQCAYSASKHGVLGLTKTTALEYAKFGIRVNAVCPGPILTPGTEGYFNRDPEAKAKLNATTPMGRIGLPQEIAETVLWLCSGGASYITGQSIAIDGGRSVV, encoded by the coding sequence ATGGAAGGCAAATTTCAGAACAAGGTGGCCCTGATAACCGGTGGGGCTATGGGGATTGGTCAGGCAACTGCTTTGGCTTTCGCAAGGGAACAGGCAAAGATTCTTGTTGCAGATATTATGGTAAAAGGTGGTGAAGATACTGTCCGGATGATCAAAGAGGCAGGCGGTGATGCCTATTTCATCAAGACTGATATCAGCCAGCGAAGTGATATAGAAGAGATGGTAAGGGAAACAATTGGGATATATGACCGTATTGATTATGCCTTTAATAACGTTGGGGTAGGTGTAAATTTAGCGTTAACAGCGGATTTTGCTGAAGAAAACTGGGATCATGTTATGAACATTAATCTAAAAGGAATCTGGTTGTGTATGAAATATGAAATCCCTATTATGTTAAAACAGGGAGGTGGGGTTATAGTAAATATGTCATCAGCCTCGGGATTGCACGGTACTCCATACCAGTGCGCTTATTCAGCCAGCAAACATGGGGTATTGGGACTGACAAAAACAACTGCTTTAGAGTATGCCAAGTTTGGTATTCGTGTTAACGCCGTATGCCCGGGCCCGATCCTTACTCCCGGAACTGAGGGATATTTTAACCGAGATCCGGAAGCCAAGGCAAAGCTCAATGCAACTACACCTATGGGAAGAATCGGGTTGCCGCAAGAGATTGCCGAAACGGTATTATGGCTGTGTTCTGGTGGGGCTTCATATATCACAGGTCAATCCATCGCTATAGACGGCGGAAGATCAGTAGTATAA